AAGGTTCGAATTCCGCTCCtccaatattaattttgtatcgTATCTATAGCTCAAATTTTTTTTTGAGTCGTCAAATGAGCTATAGATAGATATAGGTTTCATCTATAACTCAATTGAAGACACAAAAAAAACGCTAATTTCACCCAATTAGTTAAGCCCCTCTTTGCTTCGGGATGCAATATTTTCTAGTCCTgatgggtcgggtttgggtcgggttagCCTTGCCAATTGTTAATCACAACGACATAAGCAAACTAGGATTCATACAATCCTATACGGAGTATAATCGATAGAGACTGAGATTTCCTAATCTCAATAGAATGACGAGTATTTATAATACCTTGTTTACAAAGAAACTGTAATAAGTACCAAAAGTCCAAAACCCTATCTAGCAACAGGAACGTAGCCAACAACTCGTATCATCGTCGTCTGACACTAAACCCTAAATTTTCTTATCGTCTCCTCAAACTAATGGTAATTTGATATAATTGTAATAATCTCCCCTTAAACTAACACCTCCAACTCTCCAATGGCTACCATACCCATGGACGTACTATACTCATGCATATTTCCTCGATTACCGGTCAAAACCCTAACTCGTTTCAAATCCGTCTCCAAAAGCTGGCAAACAATAATCTCTTCCCGTGAATTCATCCacctccaccaccacaacaccctaTCCTCGGACACTAATCGCCTCATTGTATTCGTGAGTTGCGCCTTACAAGAATTCCACATTCACGAACTCGACTCTCCCTTGTCCCAATCTTTACACTTTTATAACCCTAAACCCGCACGTAGATCAATGTCCATCCTCGCCTCTTGCGAATTTTTCCTATTAGTAGACTTCTCTGGCATCGTTGGCCTCGTCTTGCTGAATCCATCTACAGGTAGGTATTACAGAATTCCGTACCCTCCTTACAGTAGTGGCACTGGACGCTATGGGATATGTGGCACTGGACGCTATGGGATATATCTCGACGATGCAAACAATGACTATAAAGTTGTTAGAATTCAAAACGTAGGAATGAACATGGAAGTTATGGTTTATAGTCTCAAAACTTACAAGTGGAGATTAATTGAGCGAACGGTGGAGAAATGTTACGCATGGTGCAGTGTCGTAATCGGACATTTACTCCATATAGTTTTCGCACTTAAGTATACCAAGTCCAAAAAGAGAATCGGTTGTTTCGACATTCTGGCTGAAAAGTGGATTAATGATGTTCCCTTCCCTCACTTAAACGACCTTGAACCCGTCAATTTAACTGTAATTGACGGGTTACTATGCGTAACAGCAGTGGACAGTATGTGGGTTATGAAAGAGTATGGCGTTAAAGATTCTTGGTTCAAATTAATGAGCATCGCTTCTGACGATGTTTGGGATTGGCGTAATATTACTCCAATTGCTTTCGGCAAAGGATCACAAGACGAGGTATTATGTTCACTATATTGTAATtctaagttggaatatatttggTACAACGTTAGAGAAAAGAAAGCTACTATGGCTACACTCAATGCAGTTCTTCCTAACATGACTTATGGCTATATTTGCAAAGGAAGCCTTGTCGATTTTTTTGGTGGCCGAAACATGAAACTATATCATCCTAAACAAAGCCGAAGAAACTATTACGTCGTCTACACTCAATAGATTTACTTTAATTCAGTTTTTCCTTTGATTGTCGTCCTAACTATTTTTTATATACGACATTATTCATTACTAGGACACATGTTTTTTGCAAGGAGTCGAAAATCTGTTGcattttttaatttgttatgGTCGTGCGACCGTTTAATATTTGTAGCAATGACACCGCGTGTTATACTTAAGAAACAAAGTATAATAGACTATAGTGACGATGAATGGAACGGAGTCAGTATTAGTTATCGTCTTATTGATAATTAATTCCTCCAAGTAAAGGAGTTATATATAAATGAGATGCACTCCTTTAGATTAGTTGGTTTTGTGCTGACGAACTTGAAATAAAATCATGGGAATTAGAAGTTGTAAATTTAGCGTCCCGGTCAGTTGTTGTCCTATTCTATTTTGGGGTGTATCAGTCAATTATTGTCTTTTCCATTTTAGaattgcatttgatgagcaatttgatcattcacacttaaTTTTGTTCACTTGCCATCTTATAATTGGCCCCCTCAcctttctttggtctttgtgccaaaatcaaaaggacaacaaatgaccgaggcGAAGGG
This sequence is a window from Silene latifolia isolate original U9 population chromosome 8, ASM4854445v1, whole genome shotgun sequence. Protein-coding genes within it:
- the LOC141597535 gene encoding F-box protein At4g22390-like — encoded protein: MSILASCEFFLLVDFSGIVGLVLLNPSTGRYYRIPYPPYSSGTGRYGICGTGRYGIYLDDANNDYKVVRIQNVGMNMEVMVYSLKTYKWRLIERTVEKCYAWCSVVIGHLLHIVFALKYTKSKKRIGCFDILAEKWINDVPFPHLNDLEPVNLTVIDGLLCVTAVDSMWVMKEYGVKDSWFKLMSIASDDVWDWRNITPIAFGKGSQDEVLCSLYCNSKLEYIWYNVREKKATMATLNAVLPNMTYGYICKGSLVDFFGGRNMKLYHPKQSRRNYYVVYTQ